A genomic stretch from Candidatus Brocadiia bacterium includes:
- a CDS encoding DUF401 family protein — MVIIKIGLIFLLIILFLRLKITFSIAILITGLVLGLGFNLELAKIGQAALGTVISPETISLAGIVGIILVLSELLQASGQLNALSRLIIETFGMRRYTYTILPALIGLLPMPGGALFSAPLLDNVAEEFVPAHKKTLINYWFRHIWEYFWPLYPGLVLAAGLYKIELYTLALFQSPMTLVSIITGIIFIFPHIKTPPSTNNQKLHIKELFRIIYLILPIIIIITLFLFRLPMLICLLIGLSWVIVNILIFKQLSLSAILKITFLKKHIYQMMIIVLSILAFTGILQVSTLTNDLAQFFHQGDGSIPMSVVLLSIVFMPFIVGMLTGMTMAFVGVTFPILFSSILPPGAPMMPYMMLAYVSGFSGVMLSPLHLCLILTNQYYGSTLSKVYRYLIPIVLTVLTSSFVVFWLYLSLMHK, encoded by the coding sequence ATGGTTATCATCAAGATTGGTCTGATTTTCCTGCTGATTATCCTGTTTCTCAGGCTAAAAATAACATTCAGCATTGCCATACTCATTACCGGCCTGGTGCTGGGGCTGGGATTTAACCTGGAGCTGGCCAAAATCGGCCAAGCCGCACTGGGAACAGTCATCAGCCCAGAAACTATTTCTCTGGCTGGAATTGTCGGCATCATACTGGTATTATCCGAACTGCTCCAAGCCTCGGGGCAGTTAAACGCCCTGAGCCGGCTTATTATTGAAACATTCGGTATGCGTCGTTATACCTATACCATCCTGCCGGCATTAATCGGACTTCTACCCATGCCCGGCGGCGCCCTGTTCTCCGCGCCGCTTCTGGATAATGTAGCCGAAGAATTCGTCCCGGCGCACAAGAAAACACTGATAAATTACTGGTTCCGCCATATCTGGGAATACTTCTGGCCGCTATACCCCGGATTGGTATTGGCTGCCGGTTTATATAAAATAGAACTCTACACCCTGGCCTTGTTCCAGTCGCCCATGACCCTAGTTTCTATAATTACCGGCATCATTTTTATATTTCCGCATATAAAAACACCACCATCAACAAATAATCAGAAACTCCATATTAAAGAGTTATTCAGAATCATTTACCTGATCCTACCCATTATTATCATCATCACCCTGTTCCTATTCCGGTTACCCATGCTTATATGCCTGCTAATCGGGCTAAGCTGGGTTATCGTTAATATCCTGATATTCAAGCAGTTATCACTATCGGCGATATTAAAAATAACCTTCCTGAAAAAGCACATTTACCAAATGATGATTATTGTCCTAAGCATATTGGCTTTCACCGGCATATTACAGGTCAGTACACTAACCAACGACCTGGCTCAATTTTTCCATCAAGGCGACGGCTCAATACCGATGTCTGTGGTACTGCTTTCGATAGTATTCATGCCTTTTATCGTTGGAATGCTGACCGGAATGACCATGGCGTTTGTCGGTGTGACTTTCCCTATACTATTCTCCAGTATCCTACCTCCGGGTGCGCCGATGATGCCTTACATGATGCTGGCTTATGTGTCCGGATTCAGCGGAGTGATGCTTTCGCCTCTGCACCTGTGCCTAATACTTACCAACCAGTATTACGGTTCCACCCTGTCCAAAGTCTATCGCTATCTCATTCCCATCGTCCTAACCGTGCTGACCAGCTCATTCGTGGTATTCTGGCTTTACCTATCCCTGATGCATAAATAA
- the galT gene encoding galactose-1-phosphate uridylyltransferase, translated as MPELRQNLISRDWVIIATERAKRPEDFVKHKDVKPLPEFNDKCPFCPGSEDKTPPEMFRIGGTGKNWKVRVVYNKFAALTPEGERTRKMNGIYRSMNGVGIHEVIIEHPKHNALMALMSDDEVANIIRAYKERYLAIQKDKRIESIIIFKNHGPSAGTSLEHPHSQLVATPIVPPQVRHRMDEATTYFDDTGECIFCHTLSEELKVKERIILGTESFVAMVPYAALSPFHIWIFPKRHMSSFAEINDLEINDLAVNLKTTLAKLYRGLDNPDFNYSIRSIPTEEKGSDYFHWYISLVPRVSQTAGFELGSGMFINVALPEASAKFLRETKV; from the coding sequence ATGCCAGAATTAAGACAGAACCTCATATCACGCGACTGGGTCATTATTGCCACGGAGCGGGCTAAGCGCCCGGAAGATTTTGTCAAACACAAAGATGTTAAGCCGTTGCCGGAGTTCAACGACAAGTGCCCGTTTTGCCCGGGATCTGAGGATAAGACGCCGCCTGAGATGTTTCGAATCGGAGGTACGGGCAAGAACTGGAAAGTGCGGGTGGTATACAACAAGTTTGCGGCATTAACGCCTGAGGGAGAGAGAACCCGTAAGATGAACGGTATTTACCGTTCGATGAACGGCGTCGGAATTCACGAGGTTATTATCGAGCACCCCAAACATAATGCCTTAATGGCATTGATGTCTGATGACGAGGTGGCTAATATCATCCGCGCTTACAAGGAGCGTTACCTGGCAATCCAGAAAGATAAGCGCATAGAATCAATTATCATATTCAAGAACCATGGGCCGTCAGCCGGTACTTCTTTGGAGCATCCACACTCGCAGTTGGTTGCCACGCCGATTGTGCCGCCCCAGGTCAGGCACCGGATGGACGAGGCGACGACCTATTTTGACGATACCGGAGAGTGTATATTCTGTCATACCTTGAGTGAGGAACTTAAGGTTAAGGAACGGATTATTTTAGGAACGGAAAGCTTCGTTGCTATGGTTCCTTATGCGGCGCTTTCGCCGTTCCATATCTGGATTTTTCCCAAGCGGCATATGTCTTCATTCGCGGAAATTAACGATCTGGAAATAAATGACCTGGCCGTAAATCTCAAGACAACGTTAGCTAAGTTATATCGTGGGCTGGATAATCCAGATTTTAATTATTCAATACGTTCTATCCCGACAGAAGAGAAAGGGAGCGATTATTTCCACTGGTATATCAGCCTGGTACCTCGAGTTAGCCAGACCGCTGGGTTTGAGCTGGGATCGGGGATGTTCATCAATGTGGCTTTGCCTGAAGCCAGTGCTAAATTTCTTAGAGAAACTAAAGTCTAA
- a CDS encoding MFS transporter yields the protein MEQLFFTINRFGSDYLERIRMFSRNVRLLILSQFFIGLGMTFIGLLFNLYLQEAGRDKAFIGYVLALSHITTAVVALPAGYLAGRYNHKILLILSQILYGFAQIGVILVVQPNTLFGCIIVAVAFSTLNGIVTGPFIICNSSTAERTYVFSISAVIGTVAAILGNTLGGLIKGFIANNGIPTIQSYQYTLLIGLGIALIGVMPLLFIRLSEPVCKADEARPAFWPILKQNRGLVLKAVLPEFLIAVGAGLIVQFMNLYFKDTFGSSDQSIGVYMSAQGVAMVFAIILAPVMADRVGKVRTVAFTRLASIPFMIVLALTGHIEIAVTAFIFRIVLMNMTGPVLSSFYLGLCPPELQGILAALFATTTSIAWAGSAVIFGRVLNGNYTTAFFIAAGLYVIAGTLFYLFFKKAEV from the coding sequence ATGGAGCAATTATTTTTTACCATTAATCGTTTCGGCAGTGATTATCTGGAGCGTATTCGGATGTTCAGCCGGAATGTTCGGTTGTTGATTCTCAGCCAGTTTTTCATCGGGTTGGGGATGACCTTCATTGGGTTGTTGTTTAACCTCTATCTTCAGGAAGCCGGACGTGATAAGGCGTTCATCGGTTATGTTCTGGCGTTGAGCCATATTACCACGGCTGTAGTGGCCTTACCGGCCGGATACTTGGCCGGGCGGTATAACCATAAAATACTGCTGATTCTATCCCAGATTCTTTACGGATTTGCCCAGATAGGCGTGATATTGGTCGTCCAGCCGAATACCTTATTCGGATGTATCATTGTGGCCGTGGCTTTTTCCACTTTAAACGGTATTGTTACTGGGCCGTTCATTATATGTAATTCTTCGACTGCAGAGCGGACATATGTTTTTAGTATATCTGCGGTCATCGGCACAGTCGCCGCGATATTGGGTAATACGCTGGGCGGACTGATTAAAGGATTTATTGCCAACAACGGTATTCCAACAATCCAGTCGTACCAGTACACGCTTTTGATTGGATTGGGTATTGCCTTGATCGGAGTGATGCCACTGTTATTTATCCGGTTATCTGAACCGGTTTGTAAGGCGGATGAGGCGCGGCCGGCATTCTGGCCGATTCTGAAGCAGAATCGGGGATTGGTGCTCAAGGCGGTCTTACCCGAGTTCCTTATTGCCGTTGGGGCTGGACTGATAGTCCAGTTCATGAACCTGTATTTCAAAGATACCTTCGGGTCGTCGGACCAGTCAATCGGTGTTTATATGTCGGCTCAGGGGGTGGCTATGGTTTTTGCTATTATCTTAGCTCCGGTGATGGCCGACAGGGTAGGTAAGGTACGAACCGTAGCGTTTACCCGGCTGGCATCTATTCCGTTTATGATAGTGTTGGCTCTGACTGGGCATATCGAAATAGCCGTAACGGCGTTCATATTCCGGATTGTCCTGATGAACATGACCGGGCCGGTGTTGAGCTCTTTTTACCTGGGGCTTTGTCCGCCCGAGTTGCAGGGTATCCTGGCTGCGCTTTTTGCCACTACTACCAGCATTGCCTGGGCTGGTTCGGCGGTGATATTCGGTCGGGTTCTTAATGGTAATTATACAACAGCGTTCTTTATTGCGGCTGGATTGTATGTTATTGCTGGTACGCTATTTTACTTGTTTTTTAAGAAAGCAGAAGTATAA
- the mnmA gene encoding tRNA 2-thiouridine(34) synthase MnmA, producing the protein MSKKVVVAMSGGVDSSVAAYLLKEQGYDVTGLFMSLGTCLEKMAPKRKACCSIFDAQDARKVADKLDIKFSILDFKQDFEELIRYFVDEYDRGRTPNPCIRCNQLLKFGKLMEYADKLGAEHIATGHYARIISSQRTQRVVLRKGVDINKDQSYVLFALTQVQLSRVMFPLGELTKPEVRKIAHKLDLPVKDKPESQDVCFVPTSGYETLLRQRIPDSLWSGNIVDKSGKVLGRHQGYQLYTIGQRRGLKVALGKPVYVTKIDARYNRVVLGDKEDAMSDKCLASQLNWVSMSEPKNKKPFEAEVKIRYLHKQAEARIKVIAPNQVEIKFKEPQLAITPGQAAVFYDGDIVLGGGWIV; encoded by the coding sequence ATGTCTAAAAAAGTAGTTGTGGCTATGAGTGGAGGAGTTGATTCCAGCGTGGCCGCTTATCTGCTTAAGGAACAGGGTTACGATGTAACAGGTTTATTCATGAGCCTGGGCACTTGTTTGGAGAAGATGGCGCCCAAGCGTAAGGCTTGTTGCAGTATTTTTGACGCCCAGGACGCTCGTAAAGTGGCCGATAAGCTGGATATCAAGTTTTCTATTCTGGACTTCAAGCAGGATTTTGAGGAATTAATAAGGTATTTCGTGGATGAATACGACCGCGGCCGCACGCCTAATCCCTGCATTCGGTGCAACCAATTACTCAAGTTCGGTAAGCTGATGGAATACGCCGACAAACTTGGAGCCGAGCATATCGCTACCGGACACTATGCGCGAATAATTTCATCACAGCGGACGCAAAGAGTTGTTCTGCGTAAGGGAGTGGATATAAATAAGGACCAATCGTATGTATTGTTTGCGCTGACCCAGGTGCAGTTGTCACGGGTGATGTTCCCGCTGGGTGAGTTGACCAAGCCCGAGGTTAGGAAAATAGCGCATAAGCTTGATTTGCCGGTCAAGGACAAGCCGGAAAGCCAGGATGTTTGCTTTGTGCCGACATCGGGTTATGAAACACTTCTCAGGCAGAGAATTCCCGATAGCCTTTGGTCTGGTAATATCGTTGATAAGTCCGGTAAAGTGCTGGGTCGGCATCAGGGTTACCAATTATATACGATAGGCCAGCGGCGTGGGTTGAAGGTGGCGCTGGGCAAGCCGGTTTATGTGACTAAAATTGACGCCAGGTATAATCGGGTGGTCTTGGGCGACAAAGAGGATGCGATGTCGGATAAATGTTTAGCCAGTCAGCTCAATTGGGTGTCTATGTCTGAACCAAAGAACAAGAAGCCGTTTGAAGCTGAGGTCAAGATAAGATACTTGCATAAGCAGGCCGAGGCGCGGATTAAAGTTATAGCGCCTAATCAGGTCGAGATAAAGTTTAAGGAACCTCAGCTGGCCATAACCCCGGGCCAGGCAGCGGTATTTTATGATGGTGATATCGTTTTAGGCGGCGGTTGGATAGTTTGA
- a CDS encoding HEAT repeat domain-containing protein codes for MKKYRLVIWAGCLITAAGMLVSCDKEKQAREPVKQEVIQQSAPVEPILGPVELTYLRDALRCIKMTPQDLLYKKNTDPGMPYRLKAIDRLMANPLDVPFYTDDLARKLSSPNQRLETFVTSMVKEIDMDFDVPVFAQRLTDEQAYSLMVMKGTNKYEQVKNLPADIKAPVSALLGYMSKTSDEFKRIFANLSDEGKKNLQEHGDSFDVYQEYESISQTYLMGASIFMAGAVDVTIPKFKSIKPVVGVSPQEFSLDDSKVKGNILFYANTEVGEVIVGGSGPNEYHADFSLIIDLGGDDLYTCRAGGTDGRTQPPVAVCIDLGGNNRFIARMSAEGGSASGGKENQPKDESDKLEPGNDRIAFCQGSALAGIGILVVDGDGNNTFTAGDWSQGAAHLGVGVLLRTGKGNDTYKGLDTCQGAASFGIGALIDDSGDDKYSATFGAQGFGGPAGIGLVLDRSGNDNYYAGGRYEDYPQRPRGSFIAMSQGFGYGIRPGCSGGIGILLDNAGDDSYFLDNQFGLGGSYWFGLGILVDDAGNDTYKTGVNPPKLTEEQAKKAAEKKEYLGGDYDGYTMGAAIHLAAACMIDRTGDDKYYGHKIGPAVGWDFSPAWLIDGGGTDLFNTSRDWNRLAAGNQNGCGFLLKKSGSARFEGYSVPSSYADRDCGGIGILLNLGKGEYDTVMPKQMTPGAWYSGRSFDNATSWCAGIDGPVFEKEREKMPESLLANWPRREFPPVIKPAEDKKAATEEVPPVLPNIHTAELTAIRARSAEYGDGDQEVIKQLDVLSATDPAEPEIIYEQATFWAPMDPAKALGCLSQAAQNGYANAAMLRDDNRLSNIKSLPGYKAVEEQVKVNTLTPEEMDKLWQECVKEQGAHWDKSSVARDRFRKLGRPGLYYAIPKLITSDSYAYQWASDFITGQGKAAVPVLMNCLKSANEPLRNTAMALLGQIGDQRATEAIIPLLQNKDIVNNVCRVLGTLKDPKAVPAMLEVVKLKDFSENEWMRKNFAVALGRIGDARAVTELVKLLDDPYFWVRYPAELSLIQIGEPSVKPLLEVVKQNKFPASAHAIEALGRINDIVAINEELTNQLSNKDWAMRGFAVEAAGELMYARIDTMRNGGMKSIQSGLLSRLYKMKETETHPFVKGKIAWAIERINNPPKKEEKK; via the coding sequence ATGAAGAAATACAGGTTGGTTATATGGGCGGGCTGTTTGATAACAGCGGCAGGAATGCTTGTCAGTTGCGATAAGGAAAAACAGGCCAGGGAACCTGTTAAGCAGGAAGTGATTCAACAATCAGCGCCGGTTGAGCCGATACTCGGGCCGGTGGAGCTGACGTATCTCAGGGACGCCCTGAGATGCATCAAGATGACGCCTCAGGACCTGCTCTATAAAAAGAATACCGACCCCGGAATGCCTTACAGGCTCAAGGCCATAGACCGCCTGATGGCTAACCCGCTTGACGTTCCGTTCTATACCGATGATTTGGCACGGAAGTTATCAAGCCCAAATCAGCGGTTAGAAACTTTTGTAACGAGTATGGTCAAGGAGATTGATATGGATTTTGATGTGCCTGTATTTGCGCAACGACTTACTGATGAGCAGGCATATTCTTTGATGGTGATGAAGGGTACTAATAAATATGAACAAGTTAAGAATCTTCCTGCGGATATCAAAGCTCCGGTATCAGCTTTATTAGGTTATATGTCTAAAACTTCTGATGAGTTTAAGAGGATATTTGCCAATTTGTCAGATGAGGGTAAGAAGAATTTGCAAGAACACGGTGATAGTTTTGATGTCTATCAGGAATACGAATCTATTTCCCAAACATATCTTATGGGAGCATCTATTTTTATGGCCGGAGCAGTTGATGTTACCATACCTAAATTTAAATCTATTAAGCCCGTAGTGGGTGTTTCGCCCCAAGAGTTTAGTCTGGATGACTCTAAGGTCAAGGGCAATATCTTATTCTATGCCAATACTGAAGTAGGAGAGGTGATTGTGGGTGGTTCAGGCCCGAATGAATACCACGCGGATTTCTCGCTTATCATAGACCTAGGCGGGGACGACCTTTACACCTGTCGGGCTGGAGGCACGGACGGACGGACCCAACCGCCCGTTGCTGTCTGCATAGATCTGGGCGGCAATAACCGGTTCATAGCCCGGATGTCCGCCGAAGGCGGATCCGCCTCTGGCGGAAAGGAAAATCAACCCAAGGATGAATCAGATAAATTGGAACCGGGTAATGACCGGATTGCCTTCTGCCAGGGCAGCGCTCTGGCCGGCATAGGCATTCTGGTGGTTGATGGCGATGGTAATAATACTTTTACAGCAGGTGATTGGTCCCAGGGCGCGGCCCACTTAGGCGTGGGTGTTCTGCTCAGGACCGGCAAAGGCAATGACACATATAAAGGCTTGGATACCTGCCAGGGCGCGGCGTCGTTCGGCATCGGCGCGCTGATAGACGACTCCGGCGACGATAAATACTCGGCCACCTTCGGCGCCCAGGGATTCGGCGGCCCGGCCGGCATCGGGCTGGTTCTGGACCGTTCCGGCAATGATAACTATTACGCCGGCGGCAGATACGAGGACTATCCCCAGCGTCCGCGCGGTTCGTTCATCGCCATGTCTCAGGGATTCGGATACGGCATCAGACCGGGCTGTTCCGGCGGCATCGGGATCCTGCTGGATAACGCCGGGGACGATTCATACTTTTTGGATAATCAGTTCGGGCTGGGCGGCAGTTACTGGTTCGGATTAGGGATTCTGGTGGATGACGCCGGCAACGATACCTACAAGACCGGTGTTAATCCGCCTAAGCTGACTGAGGAACAAGCCAAGAAGGCGGCCGAAAAGAAGGAATACCTGGGCGGCGACTACGACGGCTACACCATGGGCGCGGCCATACACCTGGCCGCGGCCTGCATGATAGACCGCACTGGTGATGACAAGTATTACGGACACAAGATAGGTCCGGCTGTGGGCTGGGACTTTTCGCCGGCCTGGCTGATAGACGGCGGCGGCACGGATTTATTCAACACAAGTCGGGACTGGAACCGCCTGGCGGCCGGTAACCAGAACGGCTGCGGATTTCTGCTCAAGAAATCCGGTTCAGCTCGGTTCGAGGGCTACAGCGTACCCAGTTCCTATGCGGACCGCGACTGCGGCGGCATTGGTATACTGCTTAATCTGGGCAAGGGCGAATACGATACGGTTATGCCTAAGCAAATGACGCCGGGCGCCTGGTACAGCGGCCGGAGCTTTGACAATGCCACCTCCTGGTGCGCCGGCATAGACGGTCCGGTGTTTGAGAAGGAGCGGGAAAAGATGCCGGAATCGCTGCTGGCCAACTGGCCCAGGCGCGAGTTTCCGCCGGTTATCAAGCCAGCCGAAGATAAAAAAGCAGCCACTGAAGAGGTGCCGCCTGTTTTACCAAACATACATACGGCAGAGTTGACAGCCATCCGGGCCCGGAGCGCCGAATACGGTGACGGTGATCAGGAGGTTATAAAGCAACTTGATGTTTTGTCCGCTACAGACCCGGCTGAGCCGGAAATTATTTATGAACAAGCCACATTCTGGGCTCCGATGGATCCGGCCAAGGCTTTGGGTTGCCTGAGCCAGGCCGCCCAAAATGGATATGCCAATGCGGCTATGCTTCGGGATGATAACCGGCTGAGCAACATTAAATCACTGCCCGGCTACAAGGCCGTGGAGGAGCAGGTCAAGGTTAATACCCTGACGCCTGAAGAGATGGACAAGCTTTGGCAGGAATGTGTCAAGGAGCAGGGCGCGCACTGGGACAAATCCAGCGTGGCGCGGGACAGGTTCCGGAAACTGGGCCGGCCCGGACTCTATTACGCCATTCCTAAGCTGATAACCAGCGATAGTTACGCATACCAGTGGGCGTCTGATTTTATCACCGGACAGGGCAAGGCGGCCGTACCGGTTCTGATGAACTGCCTGAAGTCGGCCAACGAACCATTGCGCAATACGGCCATGGCATTACTGGGGCAGATAGGCGACCAGCGGGCCACCGAGGCGATTATTCCGTTGCTCCAGAACAAGGATATCGTCAACAACGTCTGCCGGGTGCTGGGAACATTGAAAGACCCCAAGGCCGTGCCGGCTATGTTAGAGGTGGTCAAGCTCAAGGATTTCTCCGAGAACGAGTGGATGCGGAAGAACTTTGCTGTGGCGCTGGGCAGAATCGGCGATGCCCGGGCCGTGACGGAACTGGTTAAACTGCTGGACGACCCGTATTTTTGGGTGCGTTACCCGGCCGAGCTATCCCTGATACAGATAGGCGAGCCGTCGGTCAAACCGCTTCTGGAAGTAGTTAAGCAGAATAAATTCCCGGCCTCGGCCCACGCCATAGAGGCGCTGGGGAGAATCAATGATATTGTAGCTATTAATGAAGAACTTACTAATCAACTTTCTAATAAAGATTGGGCAATGAGAGGGTTTGCTGTAGAAGCGGCGGGGGAACTTATGTATGCCAGGATTGATACTATGCGCAATGGCGGAATGAAATCTATTCAAAGCGGCTTATTAAGTAGATTGTATAAAATGAAAGAAACTGAGACTCATCCTTTTGTTAAAGGAAAGATAGCCTGGGCTATTGAGCGCATCAATAATCCGCCTAAGAAAGAGGAGAAGAAGTAG
- a CDS encoding helix-turn-helix domain-containing protein, translating into MPYPHVFIKLTDPERKRIKEELHRLAIASKLRERRRLQVIYFSDQSNTYQEIQELLKKVSYRSIKNWVSIYRKSGIDGLIKGAK; encoded by the coding sequence ATGCCGTATCCGCATGTATTCATCAAACTGACCGACCCGGAGCGAAAAAGGATAAAAGAAGAATTACACCGCCTGGCCATAGCCAGCAAGTTAAGGGAACGACGACGGCTCCAGGTCATATACTTCTCCGACCAGAGCAATACGTATCAGGAAATCCAGGAATTGTTGAAAAAGGTCTCTTACCGTAGTATCAAAAACTGGGTTTCCATATATCGTAAGTCAGGCATAGATGGGTTAATCAAAGGTGCAAAATAG